The following is a genomic window from Eubalaena glacialis isolate mEubGla1 chromosome 18, mEubGla1.1.hap2.+ XY, whole genome shotgun sequence.
CGTGGTAAATTCTTGATTGGAACCCATGCACTCCAGATCCAAAGAGAACTGAGAAGTAGGGGAACAGGTTGGGGGAGATTTGGCCAGAGATGTTAAATCGAGATAAGTAATAAAgagctgggggaggtggggagacagagagagagaggaggggaaaaagCCAGCAGGAGCTGGAAAGGTGATTTTGGTATCTCGTCTATGAGAGGTGCTGGAGCAGCTGTGAGGTCTGAGAGAGCTGGGGAGTTAGGTGAAGGGGGCAGAGCGTCTCCATCACTAACAGGCGCCCTGGGGTCTCTCGGAGTGGGCGGAGTGTGGTGACTGGGCCTTGCGGGGCCACAGCAATTATTTGGGTTACACTTATAGATGCACTATGGGAAACCGATCTGATTGAAGCTGCCATGGTGAGGCAGAATCtcatccctccctgccctcttctttgtcaccctccccccgccccattcCAGCCCCCTTGATCATTTGTGCAGAACCCTCAGGTTTCAGGCAATACCCTTTGAAAAGTGCCACCCTAGACCGGCTCCATTCCATCAGCTCCTCTCCTCCTGCCTGGATTCCTCCCACTGCCCGGGCTGCAGAAAGCCCATGGAGGTCCCCCCGCTCCTGCCACCCGCCTCCAGGTAGCTTCTGAAGACTCAAGCTTGGACTTCCTCACTTCCAGATCCTTGCACCAGAACCCGAAGTCTCTGTTAAGTGCACATTCCAACCAGCAAGGTGACTTGAGCAAGCCTCTTCCCTAGACCTCCAGgcctcatctgcagaatggagCTGACAATAATGACCCCATTTTGGAAGCCAAGAGATTGGGCCTCAGAACCTCttaagaaaatcagaaagagCCAGTGAACACTGAGTGCCTACTTGAGAAGATGCTTTTGCAATTTTAGCCGTCACCGCTTCCACTGTCCTCATTTGACcggggagaaaactgaggcccagagaggtgaagtgactgcccaaggacacacagcaaggCAGTACAGAGCTGAAGCCAGGACGCAGGCCCTAGAACTGGGCCTCTTCTTCTTTATCCCGACCATGCTGTCAAACCCACAGAAGGAGGCTGCCCTGTGCCTTCTGGCGTGACTCTCCCCAAACCCCCTCTCCTTCTCAtatattttacaaacaaggaaactgaggctcagaggaacaAAGTCACCTGTCCAAGGCCACCCATCCACTTATATGGGAGCCAGAGATCCAGGTGTGTACGACTCCAAGCTCACACCCCTTCCCGGTCCATCACGCGGCCTCCGGGACTCCCACCCAGCGCTCAGATGCTGAGTTTCTCTGCACCTGTCCCAGGCCTGGGCTAGTTAAAAGCAGTTCCTCCTGAAGCCTCAACCTGAGCACCCCCCCATCATCAGCACATCCCGAGGAGCTTCCGGGATGCCACGGAGAGGTAGCTGCAGATGCCCCAGCCCTAAGTTGCCCTCCGCTCCTTCCGAGTTTTGCTCCTCCTTGGAAGGGAGGGCGGACAGCTGTCCTTGCCTTCCAGGCGGTTGGCAGAGCGGCGGCTGCTCCTGCCTGCTGCCTGGCTGATGGAGAGATTATTTCTAAGCccttcccatccccccaccacctCCTCTTGCAGGACCACACTGGCTTTCCCGGTGGGACTCAGAGTGCAGAGCCCACCGCTGAAGCAGGACGGCTGGCCCGGCTCCCTCCCAGCACGAACCCCTCAGGCCCTCACCTCTCATGGGGAAAAGGGATTCTGGGAAAGGGGATTGGAAAAAAACCCACCCCACTCCTCCTGGGCTTTTCTGCAGCTGCTGGAGAGAGAGCTGCAGCATGAACGGACTTCTGGTTTCTGAAGGAGGCAAGGAAAGGAAGGTTGAAAACTAACTCTGCCAGAAACTGCTGTGTTCGGgctatttcttttctcccccttCATCTTCACCACAAACCTGTCTCTTCCCTGGGTATCGAGACATGGGCTCCCCTTGCCCGGCAGAGAAACAGCTGGAAAGAGGCTCCCTGAGACAGGAGGGTGAGTTAAACTTCGGGGGAAGAAGTTAGTGTTTGCTGCagtggcggtgggggggggaacTGCAGGGTGCCCTTAAACATCCTTTGTCAAAGCACTGTTTTGTGTGAACACCTTTCCCACGCTCTGGAAGGTTTGTGTGCTGGCTATTTCTGGGGGGCAGTGGGTTACAAAGTTGGGTTTGTGCAGTGAATTCAGAAAGAGGAGTTTGGGGGGTTCTAGAAAGAGCCCCCGGCGGGGAGACAGAGTCCCTGGTTGCACTGGgactcgctgtgtgaccttggatgagtcaCTTCAGCTCTCTGGCTCTGCGTCTTTTCACTCAGAAAGCAAGAACGCTTGGGAAGTGGCTCCCCTGATTTCAAAATACTCTTCTTTCTGCAGGCTGCTCATCGTTCTCTGGCCGTACATGTAAACGAAGTAATGCACGCAGAATAACAGACTATTGTGTGGCGAGCAAGTGTGAAATGCATCGGCTGTGATTCAACTCTTCGCTGTCCGCTGGAACCCAACTGGCTCTGAAATTGAGAGGAACTTTTATTTCCATTCAGCTGCTGAGTTTTTCTCTTGATTGGAGTGCATCTTGGAATGTAAGATTATGGATGCTTTGGAAACAACTCTGGCTAGAATGAATAGCACAGGAAACAGTTGTGGGAGGCTGAGGATGAGAAATATTGTGGCGATGATTTTTTTTAACGCATGGGCTAAATCTAAAACCCTTCCTGTAAATCAAGCATCCCAAATAGGTCTGAAATGGAGAGAGCATTAGAGGCcccttcatttcacagataacaagaccgaggcccagagagggggagTAActgactcaaggtcacacagcaaggtggCTGAGGCAAGCACCCAATGAACACGGAGGAGTGCTCTCATTGATAGCAAAGTCCTCTAAGTGGGAAAGCAAATAAGAGGGCTCAGGTGATCGTTGTGGAGCTTCTCCTGGGAGTCAGACGCTGTGCCACATACAGTTCCttgttacttaacttttctgggcctcaatttcctcatctgtagactgAATGTACTAATgtctacctcatggggttgttgagATGAGTTAACATAGGAGAGGCATGTGGGTCAGTGCCTGGCATGTCAGAAGCGTCTAGAAGTGTTCTTAATATACACTTCACGTGTATTACTGCACATAACCCTCACTCTGCCCAGTGGGGTGGGTACTCAAACTACCCCAGCTGTGCAGATGAAGCAaagggctcagagaggctgagaaacCTACCTGGGGTGGCAGTCCGTAAGGGATCGCAACCTGGCAGTGAACTTGACAAAGTTTTACCCTAAGCTCTATTTTCAACAACTGTACTTTGCAAAGTTGGGACAAGTCTTGTCACTGCCATAACGATGCtgagatcagagaggttaagctacatgcccaagaccacacagcctgAAAGTGACACAGCTGTTCCAGGGAGATTCTTCtgagatataaataaatgctCCATCAGGGAAGGGATGTCATCATCATCTCTTTTTGTTCACTGATAGATCCCAagcgcatagtaggtgctcagtaaatctgTGTTGGATGGaagattaaaagaataaatgatgCAGATGCAGTTGCAGGAAAGCAGACATGAGGAGATGCTGTCTAGGACTCTGCCCTGAGAGTGATGTCTCCCCCGTTCTCTTGCTCTTGTCCCTTTCGGGCGCCAGGACGTCTTCGGTGATAGCCATGCCTTCCAGAGACAGGGGCCTGCATCCCGGCCACCATCACCTCGGCTCCTGCGGCCCTTTGAATCGGTTCTTGCCACGCCCCGTGGAGCCCCCGTGCATCAAGGGCATTTACTACCGCAGGGCCCGGAAGCTGGGAGCGCAGGACGCCTCCTGGACGGCGGACCTGAAGAAGGAGATGCTGGTCAACGTGGGGGGCAAGCGGTACCTCCTTCCGTGGAGCACGCTGGACGAGTTTCCACTGAGCCGCCTGAGCAAACTCCGCTTCTGCCGGAGCCACGAGGAGATCGCGCAGCTCTGCGACGATTACGACGAGGGTAACCAAGAGTTCTTCTTTGACCGGAGCCCCAGAGCTTTCGGCGTGATCGTGAGCTTCCTGGCGGCAGGCAAGCTGGTCCTCCTCCAGGAGATGTGTGTGCTGTCCTTCCAGGAGGAGCTGACCTACTGGGGGATCGAAGAAGCCAATCTGGAGACGTGCTGCCTGCAGACATTGCTGAGGAAGCTGGACGAAGTGACCGAGCCGCGCACGGAGGAGACGCTGCAGCGTCGGGCAGCCAGCCGCCCCGCCGTGCACATGTCCCGCTGGGCGCTCTTCAGGAACCGGCTGCGGGAGATGGTGGAGAACCCGCAGTCGGGGCTCCCCGGAAAGGTCTTTGCTTGTCTGTCCATCCTCTTCGTGGCCACCATGGCCGTCAGCCTGTGCGTTAGCACCATGCCGGACCTGAGGGCGGAGGAGGGCAAGGTGAGTGTTCCACCTCTCTACCGGGCATGGTGCCCGGGACCCGCGGCACTGAGGGCCCACGAAAACGTTTAACATCTTTGCaaaccagtggttaagactctgcccttcccatgcagggggcgtgggttcgatccctggtcagggaactaagatcccacacgccgcacagacaaaaaaaaaaaaaaaaaaaaagaaatgaatatgatCCAGTGTGGATTGTACTCATTTTCAGACCAATGCAGTGgtaaaagataattttatacatttttttttgaagaaggAAGCACATAAAGGGCACCCATGAAAGTCATCAGGGGCCCTGCCTCTGATAGAGAGCGCCAGGCATTGAGAAAGCCACAGTGGTCTTAGTGGGCTGAGCTGGCCCAGCCCGGCCTCTCCTGGCTCTGTGACCACTGGCGAATtgctccacctctctgagcctcagtttcctcttccggAAGACAGCTGACATCACTATGAAGGTGTACACAGTCCATGCACCCATTGCATGTTAACTGAGcagctactctgtgccaggcactagactAGGACCAGATTCCCTACCTTCTTAAGCCAACCTTCTCGTGGGCATCTCAGCTCCATtgtcagatgaataaactgaggctcagggcacttagctTCCTTGGAGTAACCGAGTGAAGATGCCGATGATGGCAGAGACTCTCGGCCCTTGTTCCCGAGCCTCCCAATCAGTCCCACAGGATGGGGAACTCACAGATGAGTTGATTTGGAAGTGACCCTGCCCCAGGAGGCCAGAGCAGAAACGTTTGCTTGCCCACTCCTGCCCTCTCTTTCCGGGAAGCTGTGGGAGACCGCCCACACCCCCCAGGGGGCCAGATGGTCTGAGAAATGAGATAAGAATCTAACATTTTGTTGGGAAGGTTATTGGAGAGCTTCAAACTGAGAACTGGATTGTTTCCTAAGTTAAAATGTTGCTCTATAATCCTCCATGGCTCCCCAACACCTAACTTATGGAGCTTACGTTATAGCAGAGAGAGAGCcgataaataaaacatatacataaGGCAGTGCAGGCTGTATATGGTTTATAACTGGTGTCAGTTGACCTAAGTTCCCTTCTCTTAAACATATATCCCAGGGAGGATCAGAGAACTTTCCAGATAGAGAGGACTTAGATGGAGAACCAGCCATTGCTTCACATCCGgagtaggctctcaataaatgtttgctgactaAAATGTATCTTGTTCAACCTATTAATATTTTGTCCTAAAGAAAACCACCCAAAATGTTTCGACTTTCAAACAGCTTTTTTCCCCATAGAGAGGGCTATAGCTCTAATTGTaggcattttttttcattctttagcaCAAAATCATGTAATTTAATAGCCTGCTTGTTCACAGAAATATTTACATGTGGACTCCGCAGTAAAATGATTAGGACAAAGTAAGGGGCCTCCATCCCCTGTCCCCTAAGGGTGCCCTTGATCCCCGTTGCTGAGGAAGGATCCCTGGATTTTTCACAAGCCTGTTCCTCTTAGGGATGGATTTTCAGGGAGCCAGGATTTAGACTGTGCAGAGGGACAAGCTCTTTTCAAAGCCTAATGCTTTGAAAATTACCCAGGGTATGAACACAGGTTGGTGTGACAGGGACTTGGAAAATTAAATCAGAGGTGGGTAAGAGGCCCGCAGAACCGGGGAATCAGGCAGCCATTTCTCCTCGTGGGACGAGGGAGGTGATGCCCCCAGTCCAGTTGCAACCTCTGTGCAACTGTGAAGCCACCCCTGGGTGTTCTGCCCGGAGAGGGGCTGGGAGATGCAGCCCTCCAAAAAAATGTGTGTCTATTTCGATGGTAATTCAGAGAGCCTGGAGGCTGAGGACCAGGCGGGCTTTGTTCTTTCAAACTGCGCCCTTACATTTACATAAAAAGACGATGTTCTTTCCCGGCCACACGTGCCTGGTATTTCGTATTTATCAGTCTGAAAGCAGCGATTCAGCACCGACTGCAAAGCTGGGCAGCTACTTCTGGGGACAGGAAGTGCCCAAGAGGCGTGAGGGTTCAAGTCATCCTGAGGGGATGTGACTTGCAGAACACCTCCATCAGACACGGAAGAGGTGGCACGCAGGGTTGGAGAATTAGCACACCTGTGAAGAAAGCATTTTGCTTGCCCTTAATTCTTCTAGCTTCTTACAGCAACATCCCTTGAGTAAACTTGCCAGTTGGGGTGCAAGGTCTGTGCCCGAGATTGCAAATTAAAATGGAGGAGGCAGGAGGCATTGTGGACAGGAAAGACCAAGCCAAGTGCCTAAGCACCTCCGGAAGCATTCAGACTCTGCTGGGTTCCCTGGGGGAGCTCAGCCCAGAAGGGATGAGAGAACTGATGCTTATTAAGTACCCTTCAGGAGGCTGGCATTTGACAGGATGGACTTAATCCTTGTAACAGCTTTGGGAAGT
Proteins encoded in this region:
- the KCNG4 gene encoding potassium voltage-gated channel subfamily G member 4, producing MRRCCLGLCPESDVSPVLLLLSLSGARTSSVIAMPSRDRGLHPGHHHLGSCGPLNRFLPRPVEPPCIKGIYYRRARKLGAQDASWTADLKKEMLVNVGGKRYLLPWSTLDEFPLSRLSKLRFCRSHEEIAQLCDDYDEGNQEFFFDRSPRAFGVIVSFLAAGKLVLLQEMCVLSFQEELTYWGIEEANLETCCLQTLLRKLDEVTEPRTEETLQRRAASRPAVHMSRWALFRNRLREMVENPQSGLPGKVFACLSILFVATMAVSLCVSTMPDLRAEEGKGECSQKCYSIFIVETVCVAWFSLEFCLRFVQAQNKCQFFQGPLNIIDILAISPYYVSLAVSDEPQEDGARPSRSPYLEKAGLALRVLRALRILYVMRLARHSLGLQTLGLTVRRCTRELGLLLLFLCVAITLFSPLIYVAENEAGRVLEFTSIPASYWWAVISMTTVGYGDMVPSSVPGQMVALSSILSGILIMAFPATSIFHIFSHSYLELKKEQERLEARFRRLQNAATASEHELLNDVQDLILEGPALPIAYI